The following are encoded in a window of Shewanella psychrotolerans genomic DNA:
- a CDS encoding substrate-binding periplasmic protein codes for MHRYFRFLLLICIFLFPIHHVYSESIRLFTNISPPYQIKDKNGLSGTSIDALKCIFVKMNYSYELETYPWKRIHFNIKAGKGDGFFSAIPHPKIENYATLSSPIALEKWYWYYNGDSLKNDYIGVIRGSPQDIWFEQSYKNANIHRVERVEQLIKLLDNKRVSAVLVDQKTFKNTMISLGRQAHDFGVQFEKYTPLGFYFTDNYLKEHPSFLKLFNQHLSSCVTNVIHLSQGDRQIIQNIAETKIRKWMYDPIVIQTLESQNNRHKSLTSSDIQQLDKRWRYTSESIDKTLADQILQNPLSQFLKDKVENSNGLYDEIFVMDSMGLIAGKNAMTSDYWQGDEAKYINTYLQGKDAVFIDEIQYDDSAKKFQSQVSLTIHDPKTLIPIGVITVGVDVEKALVRGARN; via the coding sequence ATGCATCGATATTTTAGATTTTTATTATTAATTTGTATTTTTTTATTTCCGATACATCATGTTTATTCTGAATCCATTCGTTTGTTCACCAATATTTCCCCTCCTTATCAAATCAAAGATAAAAATGGCTTGTCTGGTACCTCAATCGACGCTTTGAAATGTATTTTTGTCAAGATGAACTATTCATATGAGTTAGAGACCTATCCTTGGAAACGGATTCATTTCAATATAAAGGCGGGAAAAGGTGATGGTTTCTTTAGCGCTATTCCTCACCCCAAAATAGAAAATTATGCCACGTTGTCTTCTCCTATAGCATTAGAGAAGTGGTATTGGTATTACAACGGTGATTCTTTAAAAAATGATTACATTGGGGTTATTCGTGGTAGCCCCCAAGATATTTGGTTTGAACAGAGCTATAAAAATGCCAACATTCACAGGGTTGAAAGAGTTGAGCAATTAATCAAATTACTTGACAACAAGCGTGTCAGTGCTGTTTTGGTGGATCAAAAAACATTTAAAAACACCATGATTTCTTTGGGAAGACAGGCCCATGATTTTGGTGTTCAATTCGAGAAATATACGCCCCTAGGCTTTTATTTTACTGATAATTATTTGAAAGAGCATCCGTCCTTTTTAAAGCTATTTAACCAACATTTATCAAGTTGCGTGACGAATGTTATTCATTTATCTCAGGGTGACAGACAAATTATTCAAAATATCGCTGAGACTAAAATTCGAAAGTGGATGTATGATCCAATAGTGATCCAAACATTAGAATCTCAAAATAATCGTCATAAATCTTTGACTTCGTCTGACATTCAACAATTAGATAAGAGGTGGCGCTATACATCTGAATCAATTGATAAAACGTTAGCCGATCAAATACTACAAAACCCGCTTTCACAATTTTTAAAAGATAAAGTGGAAAACTCTAATGGTTTGTATGACGAAATTTTTGTTATGGATTCGATGGGACTAATTGCGGGGAAGAATGCCATGACATCAGATTATTGGCAGGGGGATGAAGCCAAGTATATCAATACTTACTTACAGGGCAAGGATGCAGTTTTTATTGATGAAATTCAATATGATGACTCCGCTAAAAAGTTTCAGTCTCAAGTAAGTTTAACCATTCATGACCCTAAAACCTTAATACCAATAGGTGTCATTACGGTTGGAGTCGATGTTGAAAAAGCATTAGTTCGAGGGGCGCGCAATTAA